Below is a window of Bacillota bacterium DNA.
TGCCATGTGGGTCCGGTTATCGACGGAGCTGCTCCTACGTCCTTTCCCTGTATTCTCGGCCATTGGTGTCACCTCTTGCGGAGTCGGGGTAATCGCGAACACCGAGGTAATCTTTCAGTGCTGTCTGAAGAACACGGGAAAAATTGACCTTCTGCCGTTCCGCTAAATCATTGAGCCATTTCGGCAAGGTCAGGGTTTTCTTTATCGCCTTGTTTGCCATCTCGTCTCTGACAAGGGGCATCCAGGCTTCAATGAATGCTATGAAGGCGCCTTTGGGAACATCAATTCTCTCCGGGGAAGTCGGCTCAGGTATGGGGTCACCGTCCTCTTCCATCCCGTATAGATGAAGTTCGAGCGCTTCCTTGGCCATTCGGAGGGCTTCCTCCAAAGTGTCACCTTCGGTGATGCAGCCGGGCAGATCGGGGAAGGTTACCGTATAGCCTTTCTCCTTCTTCTCCCCCGGCTCGAAAACGGCCGGGAATATATATCGGTCCATGTGCCTAGCCTCCTTTGTCAACAGAGTGCGTCTTCATTGAGACCAGCTTGTCTGAAGATGGTCCTTACCGTCCTGGGGTCCAGGTCTTTCTTGGGATGGGGAACCGTTACCTTGCCTGGTTTGGTAGGATGAATCAATTGCACGTGTGAGCCTCTCTGGTTCTTCTCCACCCAACCGTCTTTACGCAATATCTGGAGGATTTCTCTTGATGAATAGCTTTTCACAGACGGTTCCCTTCCTTTGCAGTTTGATTATAATACGTATTCAATATACGTGTCAAGTCCTTTTCAATATACATATTCAAGCGTGGCAAAGAAGCTCTCCGCAACCGCGTTATCCAAGGCGTCACCGACCGTGCCCATGGGTCCTCGGAGCCCCGTAAGTACCCCGGCTATCCTCGTAAATCGGTATGATGTGTTCTATAAGTTCAGCGTCTTGCCATACACACGACACGACGGCCCCCTGGTACGCCACACGTAGTAGCCGCTAGTAGCGAGGCATGGAGCCCTCGTATCTTGACGCCCCGAGAGTCCGCACCTCCGGGGCCACCTTTGCCCCTGGCTAGTATACTTGAGTACGGGCTTTCGTGAGTTCTCAATTTTTAATGAATCACTACATGGTATTCTCGCAGCCAAATGTCTATTTGAATCAGATAAGCGAAAAGTTGGGCACCCCCCATGAGCTGGCCGAACCAGGTTGGACCGAATGTTGATGCATCTGACCAGGCGATAGTGCGGACAACATCTACATTGATCAACTGGAGCAAGGGTGAGGTAGGGTCGTTTAAGATGTCCAGGAGCTGGTTGCGGACGGCCGCCAAATAGGTAGGGTTATGTGTCTTTGGGTACGGGCTTTTGCGCCGTTTCAGCACGTCATCGGGTAACACGCCTAAGAGTGCCCGGCGTAGGATCCCTTTTGCCTGTTGACCACAATTCTTCATTGACCATGGGATGTTCCATGTATACTCGACTAGACGGTGGTCGCAGTAAGGTACCCGGACTTCAAGGCCAACAGCCATACTCATACGATCCTTGCGGTCGAGGAGTGTAGGCATGAAGCGAGTAATATTCAGGTATACCATCTCTCGCATGCGGGCTTCTTGGGGATCCTCGTCAGGAAGGCGGGGTACCTCTGCAAGGGCCTCCCTATAGCGTTGTGTCACGTATTCCTCCGGCTCGATCCACTCAATCAACTCGGGTGAGAGAAGACGGACTCGTTCTCTCGTCATTCGCGCCCAAGGGAAGGTATCGGCAACTAGAGCCTCCTGATTATGAAACCATGGATAACCTCCGAAGATCTCATCGGCGCACTCGCCTGATAGGGCAACGGTGGTCTCCTTCTTGATCTCACGGGAGAATAGATAAAGGGAGGCATCCACATCTGCCATCCCGGGCAGGTCTCGGGCACGGACAGCAGCTGTCAGGGCCTCTATCAACTCAGGTGTATCGATCATAATAGTGTGATGCTGTGTTCCAAGGAAACTCGAGACACGCCCGACCCATGGGGAATCAGAGTTTTGGCTGGAATGCATGAGGAGTTGGCTGCCGGTCATCGTCCATCGGCACCATCCGATAAAAGCCACGCTAGAGATCCAGTAGTCGATCTTTCGCATGAAACCCGGCCCACTGCAGTCGATAAGGGCCGGGTTTCGTATATGGGTTTGAGTCCGGTTCAGAGGCTTGATATGACGCTCGACATAGACTCACATGGCCCTTCCGAATTGGTCAAGGAAGAAGATCTCGCCTCTATTCTTACGAGGTCGGGCTTGCGGTGTCTCAGCGGGTCTGCCTATGGGCGTCAGCGCGATCACCCTCATTTCAGCCGGTATGCCCAGGACCTCTTTCACTTTATCCTCATTGAATGCGCCAATCCAGCATGTTCCATAACCAAGGGAACTAGCTACAATGACCATGGTTTGCATGGCTATTGCCACATCAACTGGATACCATTTTTGGCTTTCCGCCGGCACCCCGATCCCTGCTAATATAGCCCCGGCATCTGCCAGCCAGGTCTGGCCGTTGCATGCATTGGCAACTTCCTTCCTCTTCTCAGGATCCCTGACTATCACGAATCGCCAAGGTTGGCGATTTGCCGCTGAAGGAGCCATCCTGCCGGCCTCTATGATCTTCGCGAGGTCTTCATCCGATATGTCTTCAGGCCGGAATCTACGTACACTGCGCCTGGCCATGACAGCAGAATACACATCCATAATGGTAATCCTCTCCTTTCTCCCTATCTTAGTTATATCCTATAAAAATATTTCTATAAAGGAGCGCCATTCTCCTGTGCCAGGACGACGGGGCGCGCCTAAGGAATTAGGCGTTTGCGAGATACAGAGTAGGATTATAGATACGCAAGCTCGAACTCAAAAATCGCGCCTAATGTGCAGGGTATATACAAGAGGCTTGCCTATGATGCGACTGGACTTTACTGCGACTCTGGAGTTGGCTATCGATATCATGTCAGACAATGCCGCGGGAGCGCTTCAACAGGGCCTTAAGCCAAAGGAGCGGAGAATCGGGTAACAGTTGATCTTTAGTGAGCAAAGTATGATAAAATCATAAGCAACAATATCTCTACCTTGAGAATAGCTGAGCGCTATTTTCATTTTTCGTTGGTGCCGCTCCCGCGGCATGGACGACTACCTGAAAATAGCGGTGCCCGCTTCGGGGGTTTTTTCCCTCTGATGGCACTGCCGCAGCAGCATGAGGGTC
It encodes the following:
- a CDS encoding type II toxin-antitoxin system HicB family antitoxin, which produces MDRYIFPAVFEPGEKKEKGYTVTFPDLPGCITEGDTLEEALRMAKEALELHLYGMEEDGDPIPEPTSPERIDVPKGAFIAFIEAWMPLVRDEMANKAIKKTLTLPKWLNDLAERQKVNFSRVLQTALKDYLGVRDYPDSARGDTNGREYRERT
- a CDS encoding type II toxin-antitoxin system HicA family toxin — translated: MKSYSSREILQILRKDGWVEKNQRGSHVQLIHPTKPGKVTVPHPKKDLDPRTVRTIFRQAGLNEDALC
- a CDS encoding asparagine synthase is translated as MRKIDYWISSVAFIGWCRWTMTGSQLLMHSSQNSDSPWVGRVSSFLGTQHHTIMIDTPELIEALTAAVRARDLPGMADVDASLYLFSREIKKETTVALSGECADEIFGGYPWFHNQEALVADTFPWARMTRERVRLLSPELIEWIEPEEYVTQRYREALAEVPRLPDEDPQEARMREMVYLNITRFMPTLLDRKDRMSMAVGLEVRVPYCDHRLVEYTWNIPWSMKNCGQQAKGILRRALLGVLPDDVLKRRKSPYPKTHNPTYLAAVRNQLLDILNDPTSPLLQLINVDVVRTIAWSDASTFGPTWFGQLMGGAQLFAYLIQIDIWLREYHVVIH
- a CDS encoding nitroreductase; protein product: MDVYSAVMARRSVRRFRPEDISDEDLAKIIEAGRMAPSAANRQPWRFVIVRDPEKRKEVANACNGQTWLADAGAILAGIGVPAESQKWYPVDVAIAMQTMVIVASSLGYGTCWIGAFNEDKVKEVLGIPAEMRVIALTPIGRPAETPQARPRKNRGEIFFLDQFGRAM